The following are from one region of the Edwardsiella tarda ATCC 15947 = NBRC 105688 genome:
- a CDS encoding cysteine hydrolase family protein encodes MNQKTAAQSEQPITRRAAMGKGVRLAVAGVGLAAVGSTMAQAASGAKRQADPYAEPKAYGLPRPGVNLQKSQVALVVVDPQVDFLSPQGVGWAVLQESVTENNTVAHLEALFRQAKRQGIVVAVSPHYYYPYDHQWLFGGPGEHFMHNTHMFDRKGPLTLEGFNDSGADFMPQFKPYILDGETIIASPHKIFGPESNDLVLQLRKRGISQILLAGMAANLCIESHLRELVEQGFEVVVVKDATAGPRAPEGDGYQAALINYRFIANDLWTTAETLQRMAALG; translated from the coding sequence ATGAATCAGAAGACAGCAGCGCAGTCGGAACAGCCTATCACACGGCGTGCCGCGATGGGGAAAGGGGTGAGGTTGGCGGTCGCCGGAGTGGGACTCGCGGCCGTGGGATCGACGATGGCGCAAGCCGCCAGCGGTGCTAAGCGCCAGGCCGATCCCTATGCGGAGCCGAAGGCATATGGCTTGCCGCGTCCGGGGGTCAACCTACAGAAATCCCAGGTGGCGCTGGTGGTCGTCGATCCTCAGGTCGATTTCCTGAGCCCTCAGGGCGTCGGCTGGGCCGTGTTGCAGGAGAGTGTGACGGAGAATAATACCGTCGCGCATCTGGAGGCGCTGTTTCGCCAGGCTAAGCGCCAGGGGATCGTGGTGGCCGTCTCCCCCCACTACTACTATCCCTACGATCATCAGTGGTTGTTTGGCGGGCCGGGCGAGCACTTTATGCATAATACTCATATGTTCGACCGTAAGGGGCCGTTGACGCTGGAGGGATTCAACGACTCGGGGGCCGATTTCATGCCGCAATTTAAGCCCTATATCCTGGATGGTGAGACCATCATCGCCTCGCCGCACAAGATCTTCGGTCCGGAGAGTAACGATCTGGTGCTTCAGTTACGCAAGCGCGGGATCTCGCAGATCCTGCTGGCAGGGATGGCGGCTAACTTGTGTATCGAATCGCATCTGCGTGAGTTGGTGGAGCAGGGGTTCGAGGTGGTGGTGGTGAAAGATGCGACCGCCGGGCCGCGCGCCCCGGAGGGGGACGGCTATCAGGCGGCCTTGATTAACTACCGTTTCATCGCCAACGATCTGTGGACGACGGCGGAAACGCTCCAACGTATGGCGGCCCTGGGGTAA
- the flgL gene encoding flagellar hook-associated protein FlgL codes for MRLSTSMIYQQNMNGVLDAQSEWQRIGAQMDSGKRVIVPSDDPLAASQLVGLNQAKSMNEQYGMARGYARQSTSMEESVLQQVTNVMQNATPVLVDGMSSGTKSDDDRAAIATQLESMRDQLINLANSTDGNGRYIFAGYKSDKVPFTKGADSKVTYSGGDKALTQQVDAARTMTVSHTGNQVFRSASSNPIKEPDGSVQSDIFASLQKAIDALKTPLAGADDATKQKVDDDLNSANRGLRNSLNNVSQVRAELGTQLNELDSLDAIGDENAITYKTRISNVQDVDWTQAATEYALRQVSLQASYKVFSDMQGMSLFQMAR; via the coding sequence ATGCGTTTAAGTACTAGCATGATCTATCAACAGAATATGAATGGCGTTCTCGATGCGCAGTCCGAGTGGCAACGCATCGGTGCACAGATGGATAGCGGTAAAAGGGTTATCGTCCCGTCGGACGATCCGCTGGCCGCCTCTCAGCTGGTTGGGCTGAATCAGGCCAAGTCGATGAATGAGCAGTATGGTATGGCTCGAGGTTATGCCCGCCAGAGTACCTCGATGGAAGAGAGTGTGCTGCAACAGGTGACTAACGTCATGCAGAACGCCACGCCGGTGTTGGTCGATGGGATGTCCTCCGGTACCAAGAGCGACGACGACCGTGCGGCGATCGCCACACAGCTGGAGAGCATGCGCGATCAGCTGATTAACCTGGCAAACAGCACCGACGGTAACGGGCGTTATATCTTTGCCGGTTATAAGAGCGATAAAGTGCCATTCACCAAGGGAGCTGACAGTAAGGTCACTTATTCCGGCGGTGATAAGGCATTGACCCAGCAGGTGGATGCGGCGCGTACCATGACCGTGAGCCACACGGGCAACCAAGTGTTTCGGAGCGCCTCCAGCAATCCGATCAAGGAGCCGGATGGCTCGGTGCAGAGCGATATTTTCGCCTCCCTGCAGAAGGCGATCGATGCGCTGAAGACGCCGCTGGCGGGGGCGGATGACGCCACCAAGCAGAAGGTGGATGATGACTTGAATTCCGCCAACCGTGGCTTGCGTAACTCACTGAATAACGTCTCGCAGGTACGGGCAGAGCTGGGTACCCAGTTGAATGAGTTGGACTCACTGGATGCGATCGGCGATGAAAACGCGATCACCTATAAGACGCGCATCAGTAACGTGCAGGATGTGGACTGGACCCAGGCGGCTACCGAGTATGCGTTACGCCAAGTCTCGCTACAGGCCTCGTATAAGGTCTTCTCCGATATGCAAGGGATGTCGCTGTTCCAGATGGCGCGCTAA
- the rclC gene encoding reactive chlorine resistance membrane protein RclC — protein MSTLYSRLAHQQALAATLCRLAIALVFLWIGLLKFIPYEADSIVPFVANSPFMSFFYNDPTHYASFMNHEGELIEANRAWHQANNTYGYSSGLGVIEVLFSLLILAHYISPRIGFWGATLAFLTPFVTLTFLIFTPETWVHGADAHTGFPYLSGAGRLVLKDVIMLAAAFVAMVHSAHCIVASSRTRQAHLRASA, from the coding sequence ATGTCGACACTCTATTCGCGCCTGGCGCACCAACAGGCGCTCGCCGCCACGCTTTGTCGTCTGGCTATCGCCTTAGTCTTTCTCTGGATCGGTCTGTTGAAGTTTATCCCCTATGAGGCCGACAGCATCGTCCCCTTTGTCGCCAATAGCCCGTTCATGTCCTTCTTCTATAACGATCCTACTCACTATGCCTCGTTTATGAATCACGAAGGTGAGCTGATCGAGGCGAACCGTGCCTGGCATCAGGCCAACAATACCTACGGCTACTCCAGCGGATTGGGGGTGATCGAGGTACTGTTTAGCCTATTGATCCTGGCGCACTATATTTCGCCCCGCATCGGCTTCTGGGGGGCGACGCTCGCCTTCCTGACCCCCTTCGTCACCCTGACGTTCTTGATCTTTACCCCGGAAACCTGGGTGCATGGCGCCGACGCGCATACCGGCTTCCCCTATCTCTCTGGTGCCGGACGACTGGTGCTGAAGGATGTGATCATGCTGGCTGCGGCCTTTGTGGCCATGGTGCATTCGGCCCACTGCATCGTCGCATCCTCCCGAACACGCCAGGCGCACCTGCGCGCTTCGGCATGA
- the ompC gene encoding porin OmpC: MMKRNILAVVIPALLVAGAANAAEMYNKDGNKVSLYGKVDARHVFSSDKSEDGDATYARFGFKGETQINSELTGYGQWEYNFQANNSEDSNPAIGQEGNKTRLGFAGLKYGEFGSLDYGRNYGVVYDVEAWTDVLPVFGGDSYTYTDNFMNGRTNGVATYRNNGFFGLVDGLNVALQYQGKNGNSDESNNGRDKLSKQNGDGFGMSASYDLGWGVSAAAAFSSSNRTLDQKRGYLKPNTSGVATGDKAQAWTTGLKYDANNVYVAAMYAETLNMTPYGNGGIANKTQNFEAVAQYQFDFGLRPSIAYLQSKGKQLGTAANVDKDLVKYLDLGSYYYFNKNMSAYVDYKINLLDGNDAFYKDNGISTDNIVGVGMIYQF; encoded by the coding sequence ATGATGAAACGCAATATTCTTGCAGTGGTAATCCCGGCTCTGCTGGTTGCTGGCGCGGCCAACGCGGCCGAGATGTACAACAAAGACGGCAACAAAGTTAGCCTGTACGGTAAAGTCGACGCCCGTCACGTATTCAGCTCTGACAAGTCTGAAGACGGCGATGCTACCTATGCCCGCTTTGGCTTCAAAGGTGAAACCCAGATCAACAGCGAACTGACCGGTTACGGCCAGTGGGAATACAACTTCCAGGCTAACAACTCCGAAGACAGCAACCCGGCTATCGGCCAGGAAGGCAACAAGACCCGTCTGGGCTTCGCCGGTCTGAAATATGGCGAGTTCGGCTCCCTGGATTACGGCCGTAACTACGGCGTAGTCTACGACGTCGAAGCTTGGACCGACGTACTGCCGGTCTTCGGTGGTGACTCCTACACCTACACCGACAACTTCATGAACGGCCGTACCAACGGCGTGGCCACCTACCGTAACAACGGCTTCTTCGGCCTGGTTGACGGCCTGAACGTCGCCCTGCAGTATCAGGGTAAAAACGGCAACAGCGACGAGAGCAACAACGGTCGTGACAAGCTGTCCAAGCAGAATGGCGACGGCTTCGGTATGTCTGCCTCCTACGATCTGGGCTGGGGCGTAAGCGCCGCGGCGGCCTTCTCCTCCTCTAACCGTACCCTGGATCAGAAACGTGGATATCTCAAGCCTAACACTAGCGGTGTAGCTACTGGTGATAAGGCTCAGGCCTGGACCACTGGTCTGAAGTATGACGCCAACAACGTCTACGTAGCCGCCATGTACGCCGAAACCCTGAACATGACCCCGTATGGTAACGGCGGTATCGCTAACAAGACCCAGAACTTCGAAGCTGTGGCTCAGTACCAGTTCGACTTCGGCCTGCGTCCGTCCATCGCCTACCTGCAGTCTAAGGGCAAGCAGCTGGGTACTGCCGCTAACGTAGACAAAGATCTGGTTAAATACCTGGATCTGGGTTCCTACTACTACTTCAACAAGAACATGTCCGCCTACGTTGACTACAAGATCAACCTGCTGGATGGCAACGACGCGTTCTACAAAGACAACGGTATCAGCACCGACAACATCGTTGGCGTTGGTATGATCTACCAGTTCTAA
- a CDS encoding amino acid aminotransferase: protein MFENIPAAPADPILGLADLFRADARPHKINLGIGVYKDESGNTPVLTSVKKAEQYLLEHETSKNYLSIDGIAAFGQRTLELLLGQENPILLANRAHAAQTPGGTGALRVAADFLAKKTPAKRVWVSNPSWPNHKSVFAAAGLEVCEYAYYDAANHCLDFAALQESLSQAQPGDVALFHGCCHNPTGIDPTAEQWEMLAEQSRCNGWLPLFDFAYQGFANGLEEDALGLRIFAARHDELIVCSSYSKNFGLYNERVGACTLIAADSGSAANAFSQIKAVIRANYSNPPAHGGAIVATILGNDALRTMWEQELTDMRQRIQRMRQLFVNTLQEKGAEQDFSFITQQNGMFSFSGLSKEQVGRLREEFAVYAVNSGRVNVAGMTPDNMAPLCEAIVAVLK from the coding sequence ATGTTTGAAAACATCCCTGCTGCACCCGCCGATCCAATCCTGGGGCTGGCCGACCTGTTTCGCGCCGATGCGCGCCCGCACAAAATCAACCTGGGCATCGGCGTCTACAAAGACGAAAGTGGCAATACCCCGGTACTGACCAGCGTGAAAAAGGCTGAGCAATACCTACTGGAGCATGAAACCAGCAAAAACTACCTGAGCATCGATGGCATCGCCGCCTTCGGTCAGCGGACGCTGGAGCTGTTGTTAGGTCAGGAGAACCCGATTCTCTTAGCTAACCGGGCGCACGCCGCCCAGACGCCTGGCGGTACCGGCGCGCTGCGTGTCGCCGCCGACTTTCTCGCCAAGAAAACGCCAGCCAAGCGTGTCTGGGTCAGCAATCCCAGCTGGCCGAACCATAAGAGTGTCTTCGCCGCCGCCGGACTCGAGGTGTGCGAGTATGCCTATTACGACGCCGCCAACCATTGTCTGGACTTCGCCGCACTGCAAGAGAGCCTGTCTCAGGCGCAGCCTGGCGATGTGGCTCTGTTCCATGGCTGCTGCCATAATCCCACCGGCATTGATCCGACCGCCGAGCAGTGGGAGATGCTGGCCGAGCAGTCACGCTGCAACGGTTGGTTGCCGCTGTTCGACTTCGCCTACCAAGGTTTCGCTAACGGCCTGGAAGAGGATGCCCTGGGGCTGCGTATCTTTGCGGCACGCCACGATGAGCTGATCGTCTGCAGCTCCTATTCGAAGAACTTCGGCCTGTACAACGAACGTGTCGGGGCCTGTACCCTGATCGCCGCCGACAGCGGCAGCGCCGCCAATGCCTTCAGCCAGATCAAGGCGGTGATCCGGGCCAACTACTCCAACCCTCCGGCACACGGTGGCGCCATCGTTGCCACCATCCTAGGCAACGACGCGCTACGCACCATGTGGGAACAAGAGCTGACCGACATGCGCCAACGCATCCAGCGCATGCGCCAACTGTTCGTGAATACCCTGCAAGAGAAGGGGGCCGAGCAGGACTTTAGCTTTATCACCCAGCAGAATGGCATGTTCTCCTTCAGCGGCTTGAGCAAAGAGCAAGTCGGTCGCCTACGCGAGGAGTTCGCGGTTTACGCCGTCAACTCTGGCCGCGTCAACGTCGCAGGCATGACGCCAGACAACATGGCACCGCTGTGCGAGGCTATCGTCGCCGTATTGAAGTAA
- the asnS gene encoding asparagine--tRNA ligase — protein MSVVPVVDVLQGRVAVDTEVTVRGWVRTRRDSKAGISFLAVYDGSCFDPLQAVVNNSLPNYEDEVLRLTTGCSVEVSGRVVASPGEGQSFELQATGIRVVGWVEDPDTYPMAAKRHSIEYLREVAHLRPRTNLIGAVARVRHTLAQAIHRYFHENGYFWVSTPLITASDTEGAGEMFRVSTLDMENLPRDAAGKVDYNEDFFGREAFLTVSGQLNGETYACALSKVYTFGPTFRAENSNTSRHLAEFWMVEPEVAFADLDAIAGVAEGMLKYVFKAVLEERADDMAFFAQRVDKDAVERLQRFITSDFAQVDYTDAITILESCGKQFENPVFWGVDLSSEHERYLAEQHFKAPVVVKNYPKDIKAFYMRLNEDGKTVAAMDVLAPGIGEIIGGSQREERLDMLDKRLDEMGLKKEDYWWYRDLRRYGTVPHSGFGLGFERLVAYVTGVQNVRDVIPFPRTPRNATF, from the coding sequence ATGAGCGTAGTGCCTGTAGTCGACGTACTGCAAGGCCGCGTGGCGGTAGACACTGAGGTCACCGTTCGTGGCTGGGTACGTACCCGGAGAGATTCTAAAGCTGGTATCTCCTTCCTCGCCGTCTATGACGGCTCCTGCTTTGATCCGTTACAGGCCGTCGTGAATAATTCTCTGCCGAATTATGAAGATGAAGTGCTGCGCCTGACCACCGGCTGCTCGGTGGAAGTCAGCGGTCGCGTCGTGGCCTCGCCGGGCGAGGGGCAGAGTTTCGAGCTGCAAGCGACAGGCATCCGCGTGGTCGGCTGGGTCGAAGATCCGGATACCTACCCGATGGCGGCTAAGCGCCACAGCATCGAATACCTGCGTGAAGTCGCTCACCTGCGTCCGCGCACCAACCTGATCGGAGCCGTCGCCCGCGTGCGCCACACCCTGGCGCAGGCTATCCATCGCTATTTTCATGAGAACGGCTACTTCTGGGTCTCTACCCCGCTGATCACCGCCTCCGATACCGAAGGCGCCGGTGAGATGTTCCGTGTCTCTACCCTGGATATGGAAAACCTGCCACGCGACGCCGCCGGCAAGGTGGACTACAACGAAGACTTCTTCGGCCGCGAGGCTTTCCTGACGGTATCGGGTCAGCTGAACGGGGAAACTTACGCCTGTGCGCTCTCCAAGGTGTATACCTTCGGTCCGACTTTCCGCGCTGAAAACTCCAATACCAGCCGTCACCTGGCCGAATTCTGGATGGTTGAGCCGGAAGTCGCTTTCGCCGATCTGGACGCCATCGCCGGCGTGGCCGAAGGGATGCTGAAATATGTGTTTAAGGCGGTGCTGGAAGAGCGCGCCGACGACATGGCCTTCTTCGCCCAGCGTGTCGACAAAGATGCGGTCGAGCGGCTACAGCGCTTCATCACCTCCGACTTCGCCCAGGTCGACTACACGGATGCGATTACCATCCTGGAAAGCTGTGGTAAGCAGTTCGAAAACCCGGTGTTCTGGGGCGTCGATCTCTCCTCCGAGCATGAGCGCTACCTGGCCGAGCAGCACTTTAAGGCGCCGGTGGTGGTGAAAAACTATCCGAAAGACATCAAAGCCTTCTATATGCGTCTAAACGAAGACGGTAAGACCGTCGCAGCGATGGACGTGTTGGCGCCGGGGATCGGTGAGATCATCGGGGGCTCCCAGCGTGAAGAGCGTCTGGATATGCTGGACAAGCGTCTGGATGAGATGGGGCTGAAGAAAGAGGATTACTGGTGGTACCGCGATCTGCGCCGCTACGGCACCGTACCGCACTCCGGTTTCGGCCTCGGCTTCGAACGTCTGGTCGCCTATGTCACTGGGGTGCAGAACGTACGCGACGTGATCCCGTTCCCACGCACACCACGCAACGCAACATTCTGA